CGGCCGCGGTCCGGGCCCTGGTGGAGACGGTGCGCCCCAGCCATCTGCTGCACCTGGCCTGGTACGCCAAGCCGGGCCGCTACCTGACCGCGCCGGAGAACCTTTCCTGGGTGGCCGCCAGCCTGGGCCTTTTCCAGGCCTTCGCGGCCAGGGGCGGCGGGCGCATGGTGGTGGCCGGCACCTGCCTGGAATACGCCCGTAGCGACCAGCCCTGCGTGGAGGGCCACACCCCCTGCCAGCCGGAGAGCGTTTACGCCGTGGCCAAGCACGCCCTGGGCCTTCTGGCCGCCGCCTTCTGCCGCCAAGCCGGGGTCAGTCTGGGCTGGGCCCGGCTCTTCCACCTTTTCGGCCCCTTCGAGCCGGAGAACCGCCTAGTCTCCACGGTGGCCCGGGCCCTGGTGCACGGCCAGGCCGCCGCCTGCACCCTGGGCGAGCAGGTCCGCGACTTCAGCCACATCGCCGATGCCGGCGCCGCCCTGGCGGCGCTCCTCGACAGCCGGGTAGAGGGCCCTGTCAATATCGCCTCGGGTCGCCCCACCCGGGTGGCCGACTTGGTCCTGACCCTGGCAGACCTCGGCGGCCGCCGGGACCTCATCCTTCTCGGCGCCCGCCCCACCCCTGCCGATGAGTCTCCCTTCCTGGTCGCCGATGTGGGACGCCTGACCCGAGAGGTGGGATGGACGCCAGCCCGCAGCCTGGAGCAGACCCTGGAAGAAACCCTCGCCTGGTGGCGACAGCTGCGGTAGACGGGTGGACCGGGCTGCCCGAGCCCCCGGCTGGCGCCGGGGCACCAAGCAGATCGGCGAGGGCGGTCTGCACTGCGGTCGGGGGACGTCCGGAGGTTCGGAGCTCGGGGCGCTGAGCTGAGGGCGCGGATCGGAAACAGCCAGGATCGGCTCCAGGTCACGGTGCAGTCGCTCTTTCCAGTCGCTCATCGCGCCCTTGCGGCCCAGCTCGTCGGTGTTCCACCACCGGGCGAGGTCCATCTCGCCGAAACGGGCGACAACAAGGCGCAACCCCAGAGTCTTTCAAGATTCACCGTCATAAGCTCCCAGGCCTCCACTGCCGCGGCGCCCTGTTCCTGCAAGGTTGGGCCCTGAGTCTGCCTGCGACTGCATACTCGGTTCATCTGCAGACCTCAACCCCTGCGGTCTCGCCCCGGAAAAGAAGAAAGCCCGCAATCCTCGGCGGATGGCGGGCTTTCTGGACTGCTCCGGACCTTGCCGGACTGTCATCTGGTGGAGGCGGCGGGAGTTGAACCCGCGTCCGAAAGTACTCCCCTCAGGCGTCTACATGCTTAGTTCCAGGATTGGATTTCGCGCCTTGGGCGCCTCCGGAACCCGGCTCCCGCGGCACTAGCCTGCTTTGGTTTCGCCCCCGGTCCCACAGGCAAGGACCGGAGACTAGCTCGCGCGTCGACGCCCTGATCTGATCCAGCGAGCGGGATCAGGAGGACGGCCCGGCAGTTTTAGGCTGCCAGGGCGTAGTCATAGTCGTTGGCGACTATCATGTTCCACCTGGTTACGGCAAGATGGAGTCCCGGCATGCAACCTGAGCTTCTATACCCCCGTCGAACCCGTTTCGCCCCCCTGTCTGCTTGGTGTTGTTGCCACCGGCGGTGGCCCATCCGGTGCCAGCGGCCTTCTTCTCAGTCCAAAACCTCTCCCAGGACCTCGAGCCACAGCGGTTTCCTTCATCTTCCCCTTCCCTTTGGCTACCGGGAGCGCTTGTAGCCCCGTTCGATCTCCCGGTCACCTTCCTTCTTCTTGAGATCGGCCCGCTTGTCGTACTGCTTCTTGCCCCGGGCCAGGGCCAAGGCTACCTTGGCCTTCCCCTTGTCATTAAAATAGATTTTCAAGGGGATGAGTGCAAGGCCTTTCTCCCGCACCCGGCCGGCCAGCTTGTCGATCTCCCGGCGGTGCATGAGGAGCTTGCGCTCCCGCAAAGGGTCGAGTTGCTCATGGGTGGCGTACTGGTATGGGGTGATGTGGACATTGGCCAGAATGAGCTCTCCGGCCCGGATATGGGCATAGGCGTCCACCAAGTTGGCGCGGCCGGCCCGCAGGGACTTGACCTCCGCCCCCTTGAGCATCACGCCAGCCTCGAGCACCGTTTCAATATGATAGTCGTGGAGCGCCTTCTTGTTCTGGCAGACGATCTTGATGGACACGGTCAAGCTCCCACCCCGCCCTGCCGCCGGATCCGCCCGGCCGCCCCTCGCGGCGAAGAAGCATGAAAAATACCGCAGACCGGAGCCGAAAGCAATTGCCGGGCCAAAGACGCGGCCACGACCGGTGGGCTGGACGGGCGATACGGAAGAATGCCGGCTCAACCGGCTCCGGTCACCCGGATGGCCTCTTCCAGGGTGGTGACGCCGGCAGCGACTTTCTGCCAGGCGTTCTCCCGCAGGCTCCTCGTGCCCTCGGCCGCCGCCTGCCGCCGGACATCCGAGTCCGGGGCCCCGGCGTTGACCAGCTTTTGCACCGCCTCGGACATGGCAAAGATCTCGAAAACGCCGCTGCGGCCAAGATAGCCGGTATTCCGGCACTGCCTGCAGCCGTGGCCCCTCTGCACCGGGATGGGGCCGTTGCCCGGGGCCGGCAGACCAAGAGCCCTGATGGTTTCGGCGTTTTCCGGATAGGTCTCGACGCAGCCGGGGCAGATGGTGCGCACCAGGCGCTGGGCCAGGGCGCCCAGCAGGGTGGAGGAGAGGAGGAAGCGCTGCACACCCAGGTCGACCAGACGGGTGATGGCGGAGATGGCGTCGTTGGTGTGCAGGGTGCTGAAGACGAGGTGACCGGTGAGGGCGGCCTGGATGGCGTAGGTGGCGGTCTCCAGGTCCCGGATCTCGCCGATCATGATGATGTCCGGGTCCTGGCGCAGGATGTTGCGGAGGATGGTGGAGAAGGTGACATCGATGCTGGGCTGGACGGAGATCTGGTTGAACTCCTCGTGCACCATCTCCACCGGATCCTCCACGGTGATGATGTTCTTCTCCGGCGTGGCAATGAGCTTCAGGGTCGAATAGAGGGTGGTGGACTTGCCGCTGCCCGTGGGACCGGTAACCAGGACGATGCCGTGGGGCGCGGCCAGGAACTGGCGGTAGACGCCCAGGTCCCGCTCGGTGAAGCCGATGGACTCCAGGTCCTGGAAAAGGATGTCCGGATCCAGAATCCGCAGGACCACCTTTTCGCCAAAGGCCACCGGCACGGTGGAGACCCGGATCTCCGCCTCCCGGCCCTCGTGGTCGATCTTGATGCGGCCGTCCTGGGGCCGCCTCTTTTCGGCGATGTCCAGGCGGGACAGGGTCTTGATCCGGGAGACGATGGCCGGGTGCACCACCCGGGGCAGGCTGTAGATGGGGTGCAGGAGGCCGTCGATGCGCAGCCGCACCTGGCTGGCATTCCTTTTCGGCTCCACATGGATGTCACTGGCCCGCTGCTCCAGGGCATAGGTGAACAGGTGGTCCACGGCCCGCCGGATGTGCTGGTCGGACGAGGCCAGCTCGGTGGCCGACGAGACCCGGACGTACTGCTCGAGGTTGGCGATATCGACCCCAGGCCCGGTCAGGTGGGTCTCGGCCGCCGAGATGGAGCTCTGGAAGCCGAAGAACTCGGCCAGCATCTGGCGGATCTCGACTCGGGAGCCGAGATGGGGCCGGATGCTCACCTGGTTGACCCGCTCGATCTCCGCCAGGAGGCCGCGGTTGGCCGGGTCATGGATGGCCACCTCCAGGACCCCTTCCCGGACCGCGAACGGAATCAAAAGGTGGCGCAGGGCGAAGGTCTTGGGGATGGATTTGGTCACCACCTCCAGGTCCAGGTCGAGGCGGTCGAGCTTCTTGTAGGGCAGGCCCACATCCTCGGCCACCACCCGCATGATCGCCTCCTCGGTGAGAATCTCTCCCCGGGAGGCCGGGATCTCCAGACCGAAGCCAGCGATGATCTCCACGAGATCACCACTGGCCTCGGGACCGATGGCCATCTCCTGGCCGCGACGGCTGGCCCGGCGGCGCAGGAGATTCTGCCGGCCCTGCTCCTTGCGGCTGCGGATGAGCTGGGCCTGCTCGCTGGAGATCAGACGCCGCCTGAGGAGCAGGCCCACCAGGTAGGCCTCGTCGTCCAGGGAGGGACTGGCCGCCGGCGCCACCGGGGGCCGGCCAGGGGCGGCGCCCTGACTCATGGCACCACCTCCTTCCAGTGGGTGCGGCCGGTGTGGATGTTCTTGATCGGCATGGTGGGCTGGGGGATCTCGATGATGGTGCCGGTGCTGGTCTGGACAAAGGCAGTGCTGCCTTCCTGCTGGCCGACGTGCAGGCTGGGGGTGGTGGCCAGGCCTCGGCTCAGGGTCAGACGATCCAGCACCAGGGGCGGCTGATCGCCGGTCACCGCCGCCTCGCCGAAGACCGGCTCGTACCACGGGGTACCGGTCTGGTAATAGACGCCGTACAGATAGCCCTGCCCCTCCGAGCGGCAGACATCCGAGAACGGCTGGTAGCTGGTGAAGGTGATGAGACCGCCCAGGAGGGTGGCCTGGCCGACGTTGCGCTCCCGGGGCTCGTGAAACTCCTTGTACCAGCCGTCGGTGCCGTAGGTGCTGCCGTCGCTGCAGCCGCTGCCCGTGCCGGCGATGTAGTCGACGAGATCCTCGAAGGTCTGGACGCCGGCGGGCAGGCAGCCGGGGGAGCTGCAGGACAAGGCGGACTCCGATGCCCGGGGGGCCTGGGCGACCTGGATGCGATCGACCTGCAACAGGCCCCGGGAGCCGGCAGCGGAGCCGGAGGCGATCTTTTCCACCGTCTCCCAGGTGAAGGTGCCCACGCACTCGTCGTCATCCTCGGCCCAGGTCTGGGGCTCCTTGATACCGTAGAAGGCCTCCTGGGCATTGGAGCTGGCGTACGACTTGTCATTGGGGTGCAGGAAACGGCCGGTGCCGAAATAGACCCAGTAGCTCCTGCCATCCCAGCCAGCGGCCGGGGTGGCGGTCACCGGCCGGCCCAGATCGATCACCGGCTTGGGATTCGTGCCCAGCAAGCCGGCCCAGTCGTCGGGCTCGGTCAGAGCCTGGTCGCCGTCCACGATCCGGCGGGTGACCAGCCGGTAGAGCTTGCCGCCCCAGCCGGCGAAGCTGCCGGACACGGTGCCGAAATAGACCGCATCGGCCATGTAGTTGCTGTCCAGGTCAAAATCGACGGTGATGAGATCCGAGATGAAGGAGCCGCTGTCCGGCAGCAGGAAGCTGCCTCCGGGGCTCAAGGCCGTGGGCTGGCTGGCCGGGATGCGGAAGGCTCGCCGGCTCGCCCCCACCAGCCACTCCAGGGGCAGGACCCCGAGGCGCGCCTGCTGGCTGCTGGTGCCGTCCAGGGCCGTGGGACCAGAGCCCAGGGTCAGATACCATTTGGTGGTCGTCCCCTGCTTCATGGGGATCATGGTGGGGATGGAGATGGTGTAGCCCAGGTTGGCGTAGCCGGCGGTGTTGGGCACCGTATACTCCGCCAGCAGCTGGGGCGGCTTTTCCGGGTTCGTCACATCCAGGATGAAGTACGCCGAGGTGAAGGTCCGGTTGTCTGCCGGGTAGTCGGGGCCCGGCACCCCATCGAGGTCCAGGGTGGAGGGTACAACCGGCGTGCCGCCGAAGCGCATGCCAGCCACCAGGATGGTGCCCCAGCCGCCGGGATGGTCGCTGTCGTCGGCAAAGATCTGGACGTCGAAGAGGCGTGGCCGCAGGTCGACATAGTATTTGTGGTCGTAGCTGGAATCGGTCAGGCACTTGAGGTGGGGCAGAAGATTGTAGGGCACATAGGCCCACAGCTCGGCGCCCAGCTCCGGGGAGGAGGCCGGCACGCCCCCCTCGTCGTTGCAGGCGGCGGCCCGGCAGAAGCGGTTGTTGTCCGCATCGTAGAAGCCGCCGTTCACCGCGTGCAGCATGCCGTCATTGCCGCCGAAATAGATGACGTGCCGCCGCCGGTTGTAATGATCGGCGAAGTTGGCATAGGTGGAATCCCGGTACAGGTAGTGGTACGCCTCCTGGGGCCGGGAAACGGCGATGGGCGTGGAGTGGATGACATCCCCCAGCCGCCAGGTGACCTGGGTGGCGGTGCCGTCGAGATCGAAATCCGCCTCGATGCGCCGGCCGCGCATGCCTGCCTGGTCGAGGCCCCGCACCCACTGGACAATGGCGTTGACCTCGGCGGAGGTCTGGACCCCGAAATCCAGGGGAATGGGGCCGCGACCGCCGGAAACGGCCAGGGAGGCGTCCAGCCAGTCGCGGCTCACGAATTCCAGCGTCTCGTTGCTGTCCACCACGCCGTCGTTGTCCAGGTCCTCCCAGGTGAAGATGTAGCGCTGCGGCGCCAGGGGTGAAAACTGGAACTCGCCGTTCAGGGCCACCGGGCGGTTGCTGCCGATGTTGGCGTCGTTGATGCTGGCCAGCCAGTCGACCGCGGACCACAGATAATGGACCTGCTCCATGGTGATGCCGCCGCCGTCGCAGCCGCCGCTGGCATTGAGGCCGCCCAGGCAGGCCAGGCTCAGGCCCTGATTCTCATCGAAATAGAAGGCCACCTGCTGATCACCGCCATCCAGCCCCCGGTTGCCGTTGGTGTCCTCATAGAGGTTGCCCTGGGCATCCACCAGAAGGGCATGCACCTCGCCCACCCATTTCACCCGGGTGCCGGTGGCATCCACCCGGTTGGGCCAGAAGATGGCCTGGTACAGGGCACCCTCGCCACCCCGGGAGGCGGAGATGACCGAGGCGGCGGAGCCGGCGGCAGCCGCGGTGCGGATCGACTCGAAGGCCGCCCGCAGACTGGCCTCCAGGGTCGCCGGATTCTCGCCATGGTAGAGGGTGGTGCCGCCGTTGGCTGCCACTTCCTCCAGCATGGCCGACGGATCGCATTCACCCGACAGGCCGGTACGGTTGGTGCCGGTGGCCACCGCGTAGGTGGTGATCATCCGCTTCTTGTCCGGTGCCCAGGGCTCCACCGGATAGATGTCAGTGCCGTGCTTGCCGTACCAGACCAGGTCGTCAAAAAGGGTGCTGCCGGACAGGGAATCACAGCCCGCGGTGGAGTCGCCATCCCCGTCCGCGCCGCCCAGGGTGTTGTAGAAGGCGGTCACCTGGGCGTTGAGGTCCATGGTCGAGGCGCCCTCGCTGATGACGAGGATGTTGTTGTCCTGGCACCAGGCCTGGACCGGATCGATGCCGGCGGTCCAGTCGCTGGCGTTGATCCTCTTGCCGGTATCCTGGGTGAAATAGCCCAGGGCGTTGTACATGGCCTCGGCGAGCGGTGTCCAGGTTTTGGCCTTGACCGCGTTGATGCTGGCCACCAGGGTCGTGGTATGGGCAGAGCCCTGGTCGATGGCCGTGGCCACCCGGCCGCCGTCCAGGAGGGTGGGGCTGCTGCAGTCATAACGGGTGTTGCCGTCGCCGCTGGTGCAGCCGAAGTCGTTGAAGACCATCACCCCCATGCGGATGGAGCTGGCGAACTCCTGGATGAGACCGGAAGGGGTGCTGGTCGCCAGGATCTGGCCCTTCAGCACGTGCATGGGATCATCCATCTGGGCCAGGACTCCGGAGTCGATGAGCACGGCCGGGATGTTCCACAGCTCGCCCTCGACGGCGAGCTGGTCGGAGGGATCCACCGCCGTCGGCACCTCGAGATAGCCGCAGTAGTCCTGGAGGGCCTGCTCCACGCAGGCATCCGACTCCCAGGAGCCGGGCACCGCCACCGACCAAGTCTTGCATTCACCAGCCTTGGAGCCCGAGGTATACCAGGAGGTGCAGACCGCCGGCGTGCCTGGCAGCCAGCACCGGCCCACGTAGCCCTGGCGCAGGGCCGGATTCGTATTGTAGATGCCATAGCACGGATAGGCCTGATCGGTGACCTGGATGTTCTGCGGCTCAAGACCGTTGTCGTAGACGCTCTGGCAGGCATTCTCCATGCTTTGCACCGTGCCAGCACCGGGGGGCCAGATGCCGTGCTTGGTCATGTACCAGCAGTTGTGGATCGAGTGGTTGAAGGCCGCGTTGGAGGCACCCAGGAGGGTATTGGGACTGCCGCCGTCATAGCCCATGCAGTCGTCGATCGCCTGCTTGATCTGGCCCTGGCTGGGGTTCTCCGAGGCAAAGAGGTCGATGGCCAGCTGGCAGGCGGAGTTATCGAAGCCATTCTCGGTGATCTGATAGAATTCGATCCGGGTGGTGTCGTCGCTCGCCCCCGCCTTCTCGGCGGCCTCAGGCGGCCGCACCGCCAGGCTCAGGTAGAAGGTCCCGCCCCCGGTCTTGGTCACGGCGGTCTTCTTGACGTAGCGCTTGTCGAGGCAGCCCCGGGATTCCAGGACCAGAAGCGGCGCCCCCGGCACCGAGGTGTCGTACTTGCCGCCGGTCAGGATCTCCTTTTCGATGTCCACCTTGGAGGCCGACACCCAGTTGAGGAAATTGCCGGTGGCGGCAAAGGCGATGACATCCGGATAGTCATACTCGGCCACCGAGGCGCAGACGGAGCCGGCGGTATACTGAGAAACCGTGAAGCCGGGGGCCGCGGCGCTGGCACAGGTGCTGGCAGCCAGGGCCGCGGTGGTGGGCTCGAAGCGGTTGTCGGCAAAATCGTAGAGGTACCAGACGTCGGTGGTGAAATACCCGGCATAGGTGCTGCCGCTCTGGTAGCTCTCGACGCCCTCGGCGTCCGGCCCGTCGAAACAGGTACCCTGGGCTCCCACGTAGGCCATGTCCATCATGGAGGCGGAGTTGTCGAAGAGGATGAGCAGGTTCGGATCCACCCCCTCGGCCAGAAACGGCGGCTGCTCGTCCGGGCCGCCGCAGGCGGCAAAGACCCAGCCTGGCCCAGCCAGCACCAGAACGATGGACAGCAGAACGAAACGAGCCGAGAGCACTGGCTGGATGGCGGGGCGCATGATCATGCCTCCATGGGGCAAGGGGGGCGGCCGGCCCTGCGACCGCCCCTGAAGCGTCAACAACGGCGAGTATCGTGCTGCACGGTCTTCATTCTCAGGAAGCCGACTGCACCGCTGGCCTCAATCGATCTCCCGCCAGGAGGTCCGGCCGGTCTTGATGCTGGTGATGGTGTCCGCCTCCTCCCGGAGGATGGTGCCGGTGGAGACCTGGGTGAAGACGGCCAGCCCGTCCTCGGTGCCCACGTGCAGGGCTGGCGAGGTGGGGTCGCCGTGCACCGGCGGCAGGGTCTTGATGGCCACCTGGCCGTCGCCGGCAGGGACCGTGCCGAAGATGTTGGGCGACGGGTAGGCGGTGCCGGTTTTGTAATAGAGACCGTAAAGCTGGCCAAAGCCTTCCGGTGTGCAGGTGTCGGCGCTGGGCTGGTAGACGGAGGTGAAAAGCACCGAGCCCAGAAGGGCCGGTTGGGTCAGAATCCGGGTGGCCGGCGCGCCGCCGGCGATCACGGCCGGCAGGGCATACGACCAGCCCAGATAGCGACTGTCCATGGCCTCGGTCAGCTCGGCAAAGGAATCCACGCCGGCCGGCCCCCCGGCCACCCCGCCAGCGGTGTTGACCTCGATGCCGGTGACATCCAGCAGATCGCCCAGCGCCACTTGGCTGGCCGCTCCGTGGGTGCCCGGCTCATCGGCCCGGTACTGTTCCTTGACGCCCAGCAGATACTGTTGGGTGGTGCTGAGCTTGTCGGCGTTGGCCAGCAGTCGGCCGGTGCCGAAGAAGAGCCAGCGGTTGCCCAGATCGTCCACCCCCGGGGTGGCCAGGGCCGAGACCGGCCGGTCCAGATCGACGAAGCGCACCGGCGCTGTCCAATTGGCGGGATTGGGGGCCTCGTCCACCGCCAGACGCATCAGGCCGCCGGTGTCGGCGTCGGCATCCCCCACCAGGCCGAAGTAGATGGCGTCGGCCTTGTAGGAAAGACCCCAGTCCACGACCATGGGGTTGCCGGCGAAGCTGTTGCCTGCCCCGGTGTCGCAGCTGATGAGGTCAATGGCGCCGCTCGCGGCAACGGTGCAGCCGGCCGGAGCCTGGGTGCTGCCGCCCGGGTTGGCCAGCTCCGCCAGATCGAGGACATAGAGCTTGGCCGTGCCGCTGCTGGTGCCCAGGCTCAACGAGGTGGGCCCGGAGCCCAGAGCCAGGAACCAGGCGTTCGGGTCCTGGGCCGCCTGCTTGTCCTTGACCGCCAAGGCTGCCGGGTAGACCACGGTGTAGCTGGCATCCGGAAGCTGGATCTCGGCCAGCAGCCGGGGCTCGGCCTCGGGATTGGTGATGTCGAAGATGACATAGCTGGAGGACAGGGTCCGGTCGTCCGGACCACCGGTCAGGCCGTTGCCGCTGGTGTCGACGGTGGCCACGGTGCCGCCCATCCGCATGCCCGCCACCAGCACCGTGCCCCAGCCGTTGGGATGGTCCTGGTCCTGGGCAAAGATCTTGGCATCGAAGACCCGGGGCTTGTGATCCATATAATAGACGTGGCTGTAGTCCGGGTCCTTGAGCCACTTGAGCTGCGGCAAGAGACTCTGGGGCACGTAGGCCCAGAGCTCGGCCCCCAGGGGATGGGCGGTGGCGGCAGAGCCATCCGGCCGGAGCCCTGCGGTGGTGAATCGCTGCTGGCCGGCGTCGTAGAAGCCGCCGTTGAAGGCATGCAGCATGCCATCATTGCCGCCGACGTAGACCACATGCCGCCGGTTGGCGTACTGGAACCGGAAGGTGGTGTACGAGCTGTCCCGGTAGATCAGGTCGAAGGACTCCCGGGGCGAGCTCACCAGGGTGGGCGTGGAGTTGACGATGTCGCCCAGACGCATGACCTCGGTCTGCCCGTCGCCATCGTAGTCCACGGTGCGGTTCCGCAGGCCGGCAGTCTCCTTGCCCCGGATATAGTCCACCAGGGCCTCCGCCTCGGCCTCGCTGGCCACGTCCAGAAAGCCGAAGTTGCCGCCGGTGATCTGGGCCGCGGTGAAATCCTGGAGCTCCCCGGTGTCCACGGCGCCGTCCCCGTCGCTGTCCATCCAGGTCTTGATGAAGCGGCCGCCGCTGGCCGGCAGGCTGTACGAACGTTGGGTGGCCAGGTTCACCGCCGGGTTGAAGTACAGCTGCTCCCGGGCGTTCCACAAGGACTGGAGATCGGAAAGCTCCACCACCACAGAGCCTTCCGGGGCAAAGCGTGATTCCTGACTGCTGCTCCAACGCCTGACCCGGGTCTGGCTGACCTCCTCGTCGAAGAAGAGATCCACCACCGGGTCCTCCAGGTAGCTGCCCAGTTTGGCGTCGCCGTTGTCCTCCCGCAGCAGCCCCCGGCGGTCAAGCCAGAGGGCGTGCAGGGTGCCAATCCAGGTGGCGCGGTTGCCGGCAGCATCCTGGCGGGACGGCTCATAGTAGGCCTGGTAGAGAGCGCCCTCGCCGCGGATGTTGTTGGCCACCACCGCCGCCGCGGTCCCGGAGGAGGCGCGCTGGATGATGTTCAAGAGCACCCGGTTGAGGGATTCTTCCAGACGGGTTGGGTTGGTGGCATAGAAATAGTAGTCCGGAATGCCGTCCGGCACCGGCTGGCCGTTCTGGTTGACCCGGTCCCATTCGCTGTCCAGGTCCGGCAGATCGTTGCCGTTCGAGTCCCGGAAGCCGCCCCATTTGGCGGCATACCACAGGGGGTCCCGCAAGAGGCCCGCGGAGGAAGACCCCAGGGAGTAAAGGGCCGTGGAGGCGACATCGCCGGGGTTGCAGGCTCCGTAGCCGCTGGTCCGGCAGTTGCATCCACCGGCACAGTCGGCACCGGCCGTGATGTTGGCCGGGTCGTTGTAGACATAGCCGTTGATCCCGGAATGCACGTGGAAACCGTCCTGGGTGGTGCCATCGATGATATAGCCGAAGCCCATGACGTAGGGCGTCGAGACCGCATGCACCTCGGTGGTGATGGCGATGGTGTTGGCGGTGCTGTCAATGACATAGTCGATGGTGCCCCACATGTCCTGGTCGTAATCACCGCCCTGCTCGCTGTCCTCCCAGTTGATGTAGAGCTTGCCGCTGCCGACCCCGGCACCGTTGTTGATCACTTGGCTGGCGATCTTGAAGTCCACCACCGCACAGTTGCCGTCCGGATTGAGAGAGGTGTTGCGGCAGGCGGGCAGCAACGTGACCGCGGCCTGACCGGTCACCGGATGGGGAATGACCATCTTGGGCACGCTGGCAAAGGTCACCGCGTAAGTGTCCACGGTCTGCTCCCCGTCCAGGGGCCGCTGGCCTTCCAGGGCCTCGGAGCGGATGTCCTCGGTGTGGGCGTAGTACGCGAGACCAGCAACGCGGAAGGAGCCCTGCAGGCGGGGCGATTCCGGGCACAAGCCGCCAGCCTCGCCCAGGCTGCTTACGGTCTTGCCTGTGCACAGCTGGTCGTCGGCATCGCCCTGGCTGTCCACATCCACCTCGCCGACAAAGTAGCTGCCGCCATGGACGCCCTCGCCGGCGCCCACCACGTCGGTCATGGCCGAAGCGGTCTTGGCGCCGGGCAGGACATCGTTGTCCCAGATGTCCTTGACCCCGTCGGAGGTACCGTCCAGCTCGTCGGCATCGTACGAGGCAACGCTGGAGTTGAAATTGACGATGCTCATGCCGGCGCAGGCATTGGCCTCACTCAGGGGATCCTGCCAGGGCAGCGGGGTGGGCAGACCAGGAATGCCGGTGGAGAGATTGGATCGGAAGGTGCCGCTCACCCCGGCGCCGGACAGGTAGCGCACGCTCTGCAGGAAGATTTCGGAGAAGGGATTGCCCCAGTTCTCGCACTTGCCGGTCTGGGTCACGGTGGCCGGGTTGGACAAACCCCAGGAGCAGTTGTCGCCGCTGCCGGTGTTGTTGTAAGTGCCGTCCCCGTGGTAGTAGCCCTTCAAGCGGAAAAGGCTCCAGGCGTTGATCAGGCCAAAGGCGTCGTTGTACGGGTGACCGATGGGTCCGCCCGCGGTGGCCGCCACATGGGTGAAGGTGCCGCTGCCCTCGACGTCGATCTCGTCCGCCATGGAGCCGATGTTGCGTACCACCTCGCCGCCACTGGCGTGCTTCTTGTATGTGCCGGCCATCATGCCGAAGAAGAGGTGGTCCTCGTCGCCGTAAACCTGCAGGAGGCCAACTGGCTTGGTACTGCCGCCGGGATAGCCCTTGCACCGCTCCTCACCAACCAGGCCGGACACGCAGACCTGCACCCGG
This is a stretch of genomic DNA from Thermodesulfobacteriota bacterium. It encodes these proteins:
- a CDS encoding GspE/PulE family protein — translated: MSQGAAPGRPPVAPAASPSLDDEAYLVGLLLRRRLISSEQAQLIRSRKEQGRQNLLRRRASRRGQEMAIGPEASGDLVEIIAGFGLEIPASRGEILTEEAIMRVVAEDVGLPYKKLDRLDLDLEVVTKSIPKTFALRHLLIPFAVREGVLEVAIHDPANRGLLAEIERVNQVSIRPHLGSRVEIRQMLAEFFGFQSSISAAETHLTGPGVDIANLEQYVRVSSATELASSDQHIRRAVDHLFTYALEQRASDIHVEPKRNASQVRLRIDGLLHPIYSLPRVVHPAIVSRIKTLSRLDIAEKRRPQDGRIKIDHEGREAEIRVSTVPVAFGEKVVLRILDPDILFQDLESIGFTERDLGVYRQFLAAPHGIVLVTGPTGSGKSTTLYSTLKLIATPEKNIITVEDPVEMVHEEFNQISVQPSIDVTFSTILRNILRQDPDIIMIGEIRDLETATYAIQAALTGHLVFSTLHTNDAISAITRLVDLGVQRFLLSSTLLGALAQRLVRTICPGCVETYPENAETIRALGLPAPGNGPIPVQRGHGCRQCRNTGYLGRSGVFEIFAMSEAVQKLVNAGAPDSDVRRQAAAEGTRSLRENAWQKVAAGVTTLEEAIRVTGAG
- the smpB gene encoding SsrA-binding protein SmpB: MSIKIVCQNKKALHDYHIETVLEAGVMLKGAEVKSLRAGRANLVDAYAHIRAGELILANVHITPYQYATHEQLDPLRERKLLMHRREIDKLAGRVREKGLALIPLKIYFNDKGKAKVALALARGKKQYDKRADLKKKEGDREIERGYKRSR
- a CDS encoding NAD(P)-dependent oxidoreductase; the encoded protein is GRPGHCAMMRVLVTGASGFVGRHTVGPLLARGFTVHAVTGSGRILPEPGVIWHRADLLAPAAVRALVETVRPSHLLHLAWYAKPGRYLTAPENLSWVAASLGLFQAFAARGGGRMVVAGTCLEYARSDQPCVEGHTPCQPESVYAVAKHALGLLAAAFCRQAGVSLGWARLFHLFGPFEPENRLVSTVARALVHGQAAACTLGEQVRDFSHIADAGAALAALLDSRVEGPVNIASGRPTRVADLVLTLADLGGRRDLILLGARPTPADESPFLVADVGRLTREVGWTPARSLEQTLEETLAWWRQLR
- a CDS encoding PilC/PilY family type IV pilus protein — its product is MRPAIQPVLSARFVLLSIVLVLAGPGWVFAACGGPDEQPPFLAEGVDPNLLILFDNSASMMDMAYVGAQGTCFDGPDAEGVESYQSGSTYAGYFTTDVWYLYDFADNRFEPTTAALAASTCASAAAPGFTVSQYTAGSVCASVAEYDYPDVIAFAATGNFLNWVSASKVDIEKEILTGGKYDTSVPGAPLLVLESRGCLDKRYVKKTAVTKTGGGTFYLSLAVRPPEAAEKAGASDDTTRIEFYQITENGFDNSACQLAIDLFASENPSQGQIKQAIDDCMGYDGGSPNTLLGASNAAFNHSIHNCWYMTKHGIWPPGAGTVQSMENACQSVYDNGLEPQNIQVTDQAYPCYGIYNTNPALRQGYVGRCWLPGTPAVCTSWYTSGSKAGECKTWSVAVPGSWESDACVEQALQDYCGYLEVPTAVDPSDQLAVEGELWNIPAVLIDSGVLAQMDDPMHVLKGQILATSTPSGLIQEFASSIRMGVMVFNDFGCTSGDGNTRYDCSSPTLLDGGRVATAIDQGSAHTTTLVASINAVKAKTWTPLAEAMYNALGYFTQDTGKRINASDWTAGIDPVQAWCQDNNILVISEGASTMDLNAQVTAFYNTLGGADGDGDSTAGCDSLSGSTLFDDLVWYGKHGTDIYPVEPWAPDKKRMITTYAVATGTNRTGLSGECDPSAMLEEVAANGGTTLYHGENPATLEASLRAAFESIRTAAAAGSAASVISASRGGEGALYQAIFWPNRVDATGTRVKWVGEVHALLVDAQGNLYEDTNGNRGLDGGDQQVAFYFDENQGLSLACLGGLNASGGCDGGGITMEQVHYLWSAVDWLASINDANIGSNRPVALNGEFQFSPLAPQRYIFTWEDLDNDGVVDSNETLEFVSRDWLDASLAVSGGRGPIPLDFGVQTSAEVNAIVQWVRGLDQAGMRGRRIEADFDLDGTATQVTWRLGDVIHSTPIAVSRPQEAYHYLYRDSTYANFADHYNRRRHVIYFGGNDGMLHAVNGGFYDADNNRFCRAAACNDEGGVPASSPELGAELWAYVPYNLLPHLKCLTDSSYDHKYYVDLRPRLFDVQIFADDSDHPGGWGTILVAGMRFGGTPVVPSTLDLDGVPGPDYPADNRTFTSAYFILDVTNPEKPPQLLAEYTVPNTAGYANLGYTISIPTMIPMKQGTTTKWYLTLGSGPTALDGTSSQQARLGVLPLEWLVGASRRAFRIPASQPTALSPGGSFLLPDSGSFISDLITVDFDLDSNYMADAVYFGTVSGSFAGWGGKLYRLVTRRIVDGDQALTEPDDWAGLLGTNPKPVIDLGRPVTATPAAGWDGRSYWVYFGTGRFLHPNDKSYASSNAQEAFYGIKEPQTWAEDDDECVGTFTWETVEKIASGSAAGSRGLLQVDRIQVAQAPRASESALSCSSPGCLPAGVQTFEDLVDYIAGTGSGCSDGSTYGTDGWYKEFHEPRERNVGQATLLGGLITFTSYQPFSDVCRSEGQGYLYGVYYQTGTPWYEPVFGEAAVTGDQPPLVLDRLTLSRGLATTPSLHVGQQEGSTAFVQTSTGTIIEIPQPTMPIKNIHTGRTHWKEVVP